CCTTCAGCCTGCGCGGCGGGCAGGGGCGGGGCGTCCAGTACCCGCCGGAACGGGACATCCTGGTGGGGTGAGGGGGGAGCTTTCAGCGGTCAGCAATCAGCAAAAGGAGCTGACGGCTGACCGCTGAGAGCTGAAGGCTGCTAGCCTGTCCCCGGAGAGATGACGCCCGAATGAAGACCAAACAATGCCTGGTGATCGGCCTGGGCCGCTTCGGCTCTGCCGTCGCCACCACCCTCTACGAGATGGGCCACGAGGTCGTCGCCATCGACCACAACGAGGACAACGTGGAGCGGGTGATGAACCGGGTCACCCACGCCGCCATCGTGGACGCCACCGACGAGCGGGCGCTGCGTTCAATCGGCGCCGCCGACTTCGACGTGGTGGTCGTCGCCATCGGCACCGACGTGCAGGCGAACATCCTCGCCACCATGAACGCCAAGAGCCTCGGCGCCCCCTACGTCGTCACCAAGGCCGTGGACGAGATGGCGCGGCGGGTGCTGGAGCGGATCGGGGCCGACCTCGTGATCCGGCCCGAGCACGACATGGGGGTGAGGCTCGCGCGGCAGATCGCCACGCCGAACATCGTGGACACGCTCGACCTGGGGGGGGACTACGCCATCGTCGAGATCGAGGCGAACGAGCGGCTGCGGGGGTCGCTGCGGGATCTGAACCTGACGGGGCGGTTTGGGGTGCAGGTCATTGCCATCAGCCGGGCGGGGAAGGTGGAGGTGACGCCACGGGCGGAGGATGCGCTTCGGCCGCACGACAAGCTGGTGGTGATCGGGACGGGGCACAGTTTGGATGAGTTGCGGCGGTATCTGGGGGAGTGAGGGGGGCAGGGCGACTTGCTCCGTTTACCCCCACCCCCCAGCCCCCTCCCCCCAGGGGGGGCAGGGGGAGCGGCGCTGCGCTGGGCAAGGGTAAACGGGCGGCGTGGGTGGACGGGTTCTTGCAAGCGGAAGGTCTGATCTTGTCGCGTCCCATCGGCTCGCCCACCGTCTCGCTGCGCGAGCCGACGTGGCCGTGGGCCAGGGGCGTTGAGTCATGAGCCCTCATAGGGCGTCCAGATTGACGGTTTGAAAGAGCAACAGCTTCAGCTTCTTTTCTCCCTCTCCCCTTGCGG
This genomic interval from Deinococcus aestuarii contains the following:
- a CDS encoding potassium channel family protein, translating into MKTKQCLVIGLGRFGSAVATTLYEMGHEVVAIDHNEDNVERVMNRVTHAAIVDATDERALRSIGAADFDVVVVAIGTDVQANILATMNAKSLGAPYVVTKAVDEMARRVLERIGADLVIRPEHDMGVRLARQIATPNIVDTLDLGGDYAIVEIEANERLRGSLRDLNLTGRFGVQVIAISRAGKVEVTPRAEDALRPHDKLVVIGTGHSLDELRRYLGE